Proteins from a single region of Chryseobacterium sp. W4I1:
- the ftsY gene encoding signal recognition particle-docking protein FtsY, which produces MSWFKNIFKKEEKETLDKGLEKSSQGFFEKMTKAVVGKSKVDDEVLDNLEEILIASDVGASTTIKIIERIEERVARDKYVNVSELDGILREEISGLLLENPHAGTGNIDASKKPYVIMVVGVNGVGKTTTIGKLAHQFKSEGKNVVLGAADTFRAAAVDQLVIWSQRVGVPIVKQEMGSDPASVAFDTVQSAVAQNADVVIIDTAGRLHNKINLMNELSKIKRVMQKVIPDAPHEILLVLDGSTGQNAFEQAKQFTAATEVNALAVTKLDGTAKGGVVIGISDQFQIPVKYIGVGEKMQDLQLFNGTEFVDSFFKKR; this is translated from the coding sequence ATGAGCTGGTTTAAAAATATTTTCAAAAAAGAAGAAAAGGAAACCTTAGATAAAGGTCTGGAAAAATCCAGCCAGGGTTTCTTTGAAAAAATGACGAAAGCCGTAGTCGGCAAAAGCAAAGTAGATGATGAGGTACTGGATAATCTTGAAGAAATACTGATTGCTTCTGACGTAGGCGCTTCCACAACCATTAAAATCATAGAGCGGATCGAAGAGCGTGTTGCCCGTGATAAATATGTAAATGTAAGTGAACTTGACGGTATCCTTCGTGAAGAGATCTCAGGACTTCTTCTTGAAAACCCTCACGCAGGAACAGGAAATATAGACGCCTCAAAAAAACCGTATGTCATCATGGTAGTCGGAGTAAATGGTGTAGGAAAAACCACAACCATTGGAAAATTAGCCCACCAGTTTAAATCGGAGGGTAAAAATGTGGTTCTTGGAGCAGCTGACACCTTCAGGGCAGCAGCGGTAGACCAGTTGGTCATCTGGAGCCAAAGAGTAGGTGTTCCCATCGTAAAACAGGAAATGGGTTCAGATCCGGCTTCTGTAGCTTTTGATACGGTACAGAGCGCCGTTGCGCAGAATGCAGATGTAGTGATCATAGATACGGCAGGAAGGCTTCATAACAAGATCAACCTGATGAATGAGCTGTCCAAGATCAAAAGGGTGATGCAGAAAGTGATTCCTGATGCACCTCATGAGATCCTGCTGGTTCTTGACGGTTCTACAGGGCAGAATGCCTTTGAGCAGGCAAAACAGTTTACAGCAGCCACAGAAGTGAATGCTTTAGCAGTAACAAAACTAGACGGAACCGCCAAAGGAGGCGTTGTTATAGGAATATCAGATCAGTTCCAGATTCCGGTAAAATATATCGGTGTAGGTGAAAAGATGCAGGACCTTCAATTGTTTAATGGTACAGAATTTGTAGACTCTTTTTTCAAGAAAAGATGA
- a CDS encoding GlsB/YeaQ/YmgE family stress response membrane protein — MGILTWIIFGLIAGAIAKLIMPGTQGGGWLMTIILGIVGAFVGGFVGSLLHWGTVDSFDFRSMLLAIGGALIVLWIYGMATRKS, encoded by the coding sequence ATGGGAATTTTAACTTGGATCATATTTGGTCTTATCGCAGGTGCAATTGCAAAACTTATTATGCCGGGAACACAAGGCGGCGGTTGGCTGATGACGATCATCTTAGGTATTGTTGGAGCTTTCGTAGGAGGATTTGTAGGCAGTCTTCTTCACTGGGGAACCGTAGACAGTTTCGATTTCAGAAGTATGCTATTAGCCATAGGAGGAGCATTAATTGTTCTTTGGATATATGGTATGGCTACAAGGAAAAGCTGA
- the sppA gene encoding signal peptide peptidase SppA, with the protein MRSFFKNVLANIVAIVLLCAVFFIFFIMMLVFSSMGNDKSAVVKKNSVLTINLKTNIIDSPTEEEMGLFNINNKSKSVMLYDVLEAINKAKTDDNIKGISIEADDLHAGMTQIDDIRNAIEDFKKSGKFVYAYGNAVSQASYYLGSVADQYYLNPSGMIELKGLATEVTFFKDFADKYGIGIEVIRHGKFKSAVEPFLRNDISPENKEQLSTLLNDIWKNTSTKMAVSRKIDTAQFRTAVDSLYGMIPELGLKYKLADKLIQKTEYDEMIKSKLKLEEKEKLNKVSLAGYISSYADEDKSGEKVAILYASGGINNGDGYNEIYSEKYVKYIKDLQNDDKVKAVVFRINSPGGSANASDEILFELQQLKKKKPLVVSFGDYAASGGYYIAMAADKIYSEPNTLTGSIGVFGVIPYYKDIANKNGIRSDIVATNANSQYYSALNGVSPYGVNMITRSVEGTYKRFVHFVTQNRKQTFEQIDNIGGGRVWSGVRAKQIGLVDELGTLNDAVKFAAQKAGLKSYHTSSYPKRMTPFEQFFKDLNEDDISARIIKNKIGKSNYEILQQITDKKLQSEVKMEMPYQIKID; encoded by the coding sequence ATGAGAAGTTTCTTTAAAAATGTATTGGCAAATATAGTGGCTATTGTCCTATTATGTGCTGTATTTTTCATCTTTTTCATTATGATGCTTGTGTTTAGTTCCATGGGAAATGATAAATCTGCCGTTGTGAAAAAGAATTCTGTTCTTACAATAAATTTAAAAACCAATATTATTGACAGCCCTACAGAAGAAGAAATGGGACTGTTCAATATCAATAATAAGAGCAAGAGCGTTATGCTGTATGACGTTTTGGAAGCTATCAATAAAGCAAAGACGGATGATAACATTAAAGGGATAAGTATTGAAGCTGATGATCTGCATGCCGGAATGACTCAGATTGATGATATCAGGAATGCGATTGAAGATTTTAAGAAGAGTGGGAAATTTGTATATGCTTACGGAAATGCTGTATCACAGGCCTCTTATTATTTAGGATCTGTTGCCGATCAGTATTATCTTAATCCATCTGGAATGATAGAACTGAAGGGCTTAGCTACTGAAGTGACATTTTTTAAAGATTTTGCAGATAAATATGGTATCGGTATAGAAGTGATTCGTCACGGGAAATTCAAATCTGCAGTGGAACCGTTTTTAAGAAATGATATTTCTCCTGAAAATAAAGAGCAGCTAAGTACTCTTTTGAATGACATCTGGAAAAATACTTCGACGAAAATGGCTGTATCAAGAAAAATTGATACCGCGCAGTTCAGAACTGCTGTAGACAGTTTATACGGGATGATTCCTGAATTGGGGCTAAAATATAAACTTGCCGACAAGCTGATCCAGAAAACAGAATACGATGAGATGATCAAATCCAAGCTGAAACTTGAAGAAAAGGAAAAGCTTAATAAAGTATCATTGGCAGGATATATCAGTTCTTATGCTGACGAAGACAAATCCGGAGAGAAAGTGGCGATACTCTATGCTTCAGGAGGAATCAATAATGGTGACGGTTACAATGAGATCTATTCTGAAAAATATGTAAAATATATCAAAGACCTTCAGAATGATGATAAAGTGAAAGCCGTAGTATTCAGAATCAATTCTCCGGGTGGAAGTGCGAATGCTTCAGATGAAATTTTATTTGAACTGCAGCAGCTGAAAAAGAAAAAACCTTTAGTGGTTTCTTTTGGGGATTATGCAGCTTCCGGAGGGTATTATATTGCGATGGCAGCAGATAAGATCTACTCAGAACCGAATACCCTTACAGGTTCTATCGGAGTATTCGGAGTGATACCTTATTATAAGGATATAGCAAACAAAAACGGAATACGATCAGATATTGTTGCTACTAATGCCAATTCCCAGTATTATTCAGCTTTAAATGGCGTTTCACCTTACGGGGTAAATATGATCACCAGAAGTGTGGAAGGTACTTATAAAAGATTTGTACATTTTGTTACTCAAAACAGAAAACAAACTTTCGAGCAGATTGATAATATCGGAGGTGGAAGAGTATGGAGTGGGGTACGTGCCAAGCAGATAGGACTGGTAGACGAACTGGGGACATTAAATGATGCAGTGAAGTTTGCCGCACAGAAAGCGGGCTTAAAATCTTACCATACAAGTTCATATCCAAAAAGGATGACTCCTTTTGAGCAATTCTTCAAAGACCTTAATGAAGATGATATTTCAGCAAGAATCATTAAAAATAAAATAGGGAAATCCAATTATGAAATTCTTCAGCAGATCACAGATAAAAAGCTGCAGTCTGAAGTGAAAATGGAAATGCCTTACCAAATTAAAATCGACTAA
- the folK gene encoding 2-amino-4-hydroxy-6-hydroxymethyldihydropteridine diphosphokinase — MSQHRVVLLLGSNLGDQKKNLELALEKIGDRGNKISQISEFLITEPVEFVSSNIFCNIASVIFTHLSPIQLLDFVKGIEVGMGRINDSSTSESYSDRIIDIDIITYNDLKFKSERLEIPHQKHLFEREFSKILLKDFI; from the coding sequence ATGTCGCAGCATAGGGTAGTTTTGTTACTAGGAAGTAACCTGGGAGATCAAAAAAAAAATTTAGAGCTCGCCTTAGAGAAGATCGGGGATCGCGGAAATAAGATATCACAAATAAGCGAATTTTTAATAACCGAACCTGTAGAATTTGTTAGTTCCAATATTTTTTGTAATATTGCATCAGTAATATTCACGCATCTTTCGCCTATTCAATTGCTTGATTTTGTTAAAGGTATTGAAGTGGGGATGGGAAGAATTAATGATTCATCAACATCTGAAAGCTATAGCGATAGAATAATAGATATTGATATCATTACATATAATGATTTGAAATTCAAATCTGAAAGATTGGAGATACCCCATCAAAAACATTTGTTTGAAAGGGAATTTTCTAAAATATTATTGAAAGATTTTATCTAA
- a CDS encoding OmpA family protein, with amino-acid sequence MKLGLLLLAALPITAYAQDSTTVNSSTEYPNTFSSGSANVQPFNNKSRRFNDWSISVGGGAAFMAHSDLTSFYDKKVNWGYNAYVSVDKQITHAFGLSLIYQRGETKQKAKLGGAAGAAAGVGTATTKFDQVALMGDVNFSNLLRRVDNHSPYRWALHGYAGIGFQGYNTSLHDGNEYRWSDSPKRVPLFIKKDFDINSLFYQFGVGMKYNVSRLIDIEARTMYIISGDDEFDGGGWADPNDYDPATPGSKYNMISDSRSDNAWTVTLGVSFKLGKQLSHLAWHDPLQEAYYRTSVLENASQDLVVCEKGDADNDGVCDDWDRQLDTPAGARVDGAGVALDMDLDGVIDLYDKCVTVPGPVENNGCPTK; translated from the coding sequence ATGAAATTAGGTTTATTATTATTGGCCGCACTTCCTATCACAGCTTATGCTCAGGACAGTACCACAGTAAACTCATCAACCGAGTATCCTAATACCTTTTCTTCAGGTTCCGCTAACGTACAGCCATTCAACAATAAGTCCAGACGTTTCAACGATTGGTCTATTTCCGTTGGTGGAGGTGCAGCATTTATGGCACATTCCGATCTTACCTCTTTTTATGACAAAAAGGTGAATTGGGGATATAATGCCTATGTAAGTGTCGACAAGCAGATCACGCATGCTTTTGGATTGAGCCTTATCTATCAGAGAGGTGAAACAAAACAAAAAGCAAAGCTAGGAGGTGCAGCGGGAGCAGCAGCAGGCGTTGGAACAGCAACTACGAAATTTGACCAGGTTGCTTTGATGGGAGACGTCAACTTTTCTAATTTATTGAGAAGAGTTGACAATCATTCTCCTTACAGATGGGCTTTACACGGATATGCAGGAATTGGATTCCAAGGGTACAATACTTCTCTGCATGACGGAAATGAGTACAGATGGAGTGACAGCCCTAAAAGAGTACCTTTATTTATCAAAAAGGATTTCGATATTAACTCTCTATTCTACCAGTTCGGAGTAGGAATGAAGTACAACGTTTCCAGACTTATTGACATCGAAGCCAGAACAATGTATATCATAAGCGGCGATGATGAATTTGACGGAGGCGGATGGGCCGATCCAAACGACTACGACCCAGCTACTCCAGGCTCAAAGTACAACATGATCAGCGATTCAAGATCTGATAATGCATGGACTGTGACGTTAGGAGTTTCTTTCAAATTAGGAAAACAATTATCTCACCTGGCATGGCATGACCCGCTTCAGGAAGCATATTACAGAACCAGCGTTTTAGAAAACGCATCTCAGGATCTGGTTGTATGTGAAAAAGGCGACGCAGATAATGACGGCGTATGTGATGACTGGGACAGACAGCTAGATACTCCTGCAGGAGCAAGAGTGGATGGTGCCGGTGTAGCTCTGGATATGGATCTTGACGGTGTTATAGATTTATATGACAAGTGTGTAACGGTTCCCGGGCCTGTTGAAAACAACGGTTGTCCTACAAAATAG
- a CDS encoding OmpA family protein, protein MKLSLAIVALAMAIPTASYAQDSTAVSTGEYPNTFSSGSANVSPFTNQSKRFNDWSISAGAGVPLIQSADLTSIKNGNGKNLFGYSAYVSIDKAITHAFGLKLQYDRGETRQGWFNTKDAAPDATAVGARTQYDAISLLGDINFSNLLRRVDNHSPYRWALHGYAGVGTIAYRAYQKDIKGQRLATEVKPFKLGSMFMQAGAGLKYKINRRLDLEGRLMYVVTGDDEFDGGGDKYSAINKREEQVSDNFFNATLGITLKLGKHESHLMWHDPLQEIYYKLDVLANKNQDIEVCKKGDADNDGVCDDWDRQLDTPAGARVDGAGVALDTDLDGVIDLYDKCVTVPGPVENNGCPTTTTGPVVETETKLEGIEFDLNSDRILPSNTPILNNAVNYINSSTGSYSVIGATDTRGTDAYNQKLSERRANNVKSYLIKNGVQTGKINAIGKGEKDLKYPECEPATKCPEWKNRANRRVYFEAK, encoded by the coding sequence ATGAAATTAAGTTTAGCAATTGTTGCATTAGCAATGGCAATTCCTACCGCCAGCTACGCACAAGACTCAACAGCAGTTTCAACTGGAGAATATCCAAACACATTTTCTTCTGGTTCTGCCAACGTTTCTCCGTTTACTAATCAGTCTAAAAGATTTAACGATTGGTCTATTTCAGCAGGTGCTGGTGTACCATTGATCCAATCGGCTGATTTAACTTCTATCAAAAACGGTAACGGGAAGAACCTTTTTGGATACTCAGCCTATGTAAGTATTGATAAAGCGATCACACATGCGTTCGGTTTAAAATTACAATATGACAGAGGTGAAACTAGACAAGGATGGTTTAATACCAAAGATGCTGCTCCTGATGCTACTGCCGTAGGTGCAAGAACTCAGTATGATGCGATCTCATTATTAGGAGATATCAATTTCTCTAATCTATTAAGAAGAGTTGACAACCATTCTCCTTACAGATGGGCACTTCATGGGTATGCAGGTGTAGGTACTATTGCTTACAGAGCATACCAGAAAGACATTAAAGGACAGAGACTGGCTACTGAAGTTAAGCCATTCAAGTTAGGATCAATGTTTATGCAGGCTGGTGCCGGTTTAAAATATAAGATCAACAGAAGATTAGATCTTGAAGGTAGACTAATGTATGTAGTAACCGGTGACGATGAATTCGACGGTGGAGGTGACAAATACAGTGCGATCAACAAACGTGAAGAGCAGGTATCTGACAACTTCTTCAATGCTACTTTAGGTATTACATTGAAATTAGGAAAACACGAATCTCACCTAATGTGGCATGACCCACTTCAGGAAATCTATTACAAACTTGATGTTTTGGCTAACAAAAACCAGGATATTGAAGTATGTAAAAAAGGTGATGCTGATAACGATGGAGTTTGTGACGATTGGGACAGACAGCTTGATACTCCTGCTGGTGCAAGAGTGGATGGTGCTGGTGTTGCTCTTGATACTGACCTTGATGGTGTAATCGACCTTTACGACAAGTGTGTAACTGTTCCTGGACCTGTTGAAAACAACGGATGTCCTACAACAACTACAGGACCTGTAGTAGAAACAGAAACTAAACTTGAAGGAATTGAGTTTGATTTAAATTCTGACAGAATTTTACCTTCAAACACTCCAATCTTGAATAACGCTGTTAACTATATTAATTCTTCAACAGGTTCTTATAGCGTAATTGGTGCTACTGATACAAGAGGTACTGATGCTTATAACCAGAAACTTTCTGAAAGAAGAGCAAATAATGTTAAGAGCTACCTGATCAAAAACGGAGTTCAGACTGGAAAAATCAATGCAATAGGAAAAGGTGAAAAAGACCTTAAATATCCTGAATGTGAACCAGCTACTAAGTGCCCTGAATGGAAAAACAGAGCCAACAGAAGAGTATACTTCGAAGCTAAATAA
- a CDS encoding ATP-dependent DNA helicase RecQ — protein sequence MISQQDFQKLKYDTLKYFWGYDHFRDSQEEIINAVINENDSLVLLPTGAGKSLCYQLPALLKEGTCLVISPLLALMKDQVSQLKHRGIEAEYLSSELDEYDAESIYDRCKDGLTKLLYVSPERLTNSQFLQNIEEIQLSFIAVDEAHCISEWGQDFRPSYQNIKEFRKNHPKIPCLALTATATPKVLEEIKNKLELKKPTVFQKSFKRENIRMFMDEVSDKFQRVLDILKHNNDSGIVYVRTRKDAEMLAEFLKKNHVDNVDYFHAGLTTKEKNTRQSIWNKSDSHVLISTNAFGMGIDKDNVRFVIHYSPAPSLENYYQEIGRAGRDGKDSFAFLLWNKQELLNFDEILKNQIPNKVEFLKIITYLYSIFQVAEYELPEKVFQLNVQGIQNFTRLSKAKISNVLNFLHNQEIIYHSDNKSLSSLELLFNADEIDQLPQKDAYFIELLLRTISGITTHKVMFSEQQVSNKIGISVPLIKERLKELQQKNYLEYVDGALSSIKFLKPRDERVINSAYWKLFEHIQKNKIQKWEEMKFFIENNDYCKMKLVLAYFGEKNTKNCGQCSVCEKNKQSIFGKNISQQIINLLAKKSSTIEELSVQLNYHSKNNILENLIFLLDSGKVKMLNFRTYALNNEQL from the coding sequence ATGATTTCTCAACAGGATTTTCAGAAATTAAAATATGATACCCTAAAATATTTTTGGGGCTATGATCATTTCAGAGATTCTCAGGAAGAAATCATTAATGCTGTTATCAATGAAAATGACAGCCTTGTCCTGTTGCCAACCGGTGCCGGAAAATCACTCTGTTACCAGCTTCCTGCCTTACTGAAGGAAGGAACCTGTCTCGTAATCTCACCTCTTCTTGCTTTAATGAAAGATCAGGTAAGCCAGCTTAAACACCGGGGGATAGAAGCAGAATATCTCTCTTCCGAACTGGATGAGTATGATGCTGAATCCATCTATGACCGTTGCAAGGATGGTCTTACCAAGCTCCTCTATGTATCGCCGGAAAGATTAACCAACAGCCAGTTTTTACAGAATATTGAAGAAATTCAACTCTCCTTTATTGCCGTAGATGAGGCGCATTGTATTTCAGAATGGGGACAGGATTTCAGACCAAGTTATCAAAACATCAAAGAATTCCGAAAAAACCATCCGAAGATTCCATGTTTAGCCTTAACGGCAACGGCGACTCCCAAAGTGCTGGAAGAGATTAAAAATAAACTGGAGCTGAAAAAACCTACCGTCTTTCAAAAAAGTTTTAAGAGAGAAAATATCAGGATGTTTATGGACGAAGTTTCCGATAAATTCCAACGTGTATTGGATATTTTAAAACACAATAATGATTCCGGGATTGTTTACGTAAGAACCAGGAAAGATGCAGAAATGCTGGCAGAATTCCTCAAAAAAAATCACGTCGACAACGTAGATTATTTTCATGCAGGTTTAACCACGAAGGAAAAAAATACCAGGCAGTCTATCTGGAATAAAAGTGACAGCCATGTTCTGATCTCAACCAACGCTTTTGGTATGGGGATAGACAAGGACAATGTTCGTTTTGTGATCCACTATTCTCCTGCACCATCACTGGAAAACTATTATCAGGAAATCGGACGGGCGGGAAGAGATGGAAAAGACAGTTTTGCATTCCTTCTCTGGAATAAGCAGGAACTTCTTAATTTTGACGAAATCTTAAAAAACCAGATTCCCAATAAAGTTGAATTTTTAAAGATCATTACTTACCTCTACTCTATTTTCCAGGTGGCAGAATATGAGCTGCCGGAAAAAGTATTCCAACTGAATGTTCAGGGAATACAGAATTTCACCAGACTGTCAAAAGCAAAGATCAGCAATGTGCTCAACTTTCTCCACAATCAGGAAATCATCTATCATAGCGACAACAAAAGCCTGTCCTCACTGGAATTACTTTTTAATGCTGATGAAATAGACCAGCTGCCACAGAAAGATGCTTATTTCATAGAGCTTCTGCTTCGTACCATATCAGGAATTACCACACACAAGGTAATGTTCAGCGAACAGCAGGTAAGCAATAAGATCGGGATAAGTGTTCCTCTTATCAAAGAACGGCTGAAAGAACTTCAGCAGAAAAATTATCTGGAATATGTAGACGGAGCACTCTCAAGCATTAAGTTCCTGAAACCGCGTGATGAAAGAGTGATCAATTCAGCCTACTGGAAACTTTTCGAACATATCCAAAAGAATAAGATCCAGAAATGGGAAGAGATGAAGTTTTTTATAGAAAATAATGATTACTGTAAAATGAAACTTGTCCTCGCCTACTTTGGGGAAAAGAATACAAAAAACTGTGGTCAGTGTTCAGTTTGTGAAAAGAATAAACAGTCGATTTTCGGAAAAAATATTTCCCAACAGATTATTAATCTATTGGCAAAAAAATCATCAACGATCGAAGAGCTTTCTGTACAGCTCAACTACCATTCTAAAAACAATATTTTAGAAAATCTGATTTTTCTTTTAGATTCAGGAAAAGTAAAAATGCTGAATTTCAGAACGTATGCGCTGAATAATGAGCAATTGTAG
- the fmt gene encoding methionyl-tRNA formyltransferase: MKSLKVVFLGTPEFAKTSLEAIHQSSHEVVGVVTVADKASGRGQKINQSPVKVYASENNIPVFQPEKLRNPEFLENLRKLDADVFVVVAFRMMPKVLFEMPRMGTFNLHASLLPDYRGAAPINYAVINGEEKTGATTFFINEKIDEGNILLQEELTILPDENAGSLHDRLMEMGSKLVVKTLDGLAENSIVEKPQPKVEHPKNAYKIFKEDTKIDWTKSSKEVHQFVLGMSPYPAAFTTLKIGSEEKTLKIFLGKYEVSNHDKTPGTLDISKNTFKIYTKDGIYEPLELQLEGKKRMGIKDLLNGFKDFTDCEIK, translated from the coding sequence ATGAAATCATTGAAAGTTGTTTTTTTAGGAACCCCGGAATTTGCAAAAACTTCTTTGGAGGCTATCCATCAGTCCAGTCATGAAGTAGTAGGCGTAGTAACCGTTGCAGACAAAGCCAGTGGCCGTGGGCAGAAGATCAATCAGTCCCCTGTAAAAGTATATGCTTCGGAAAATAATATTCCTGTTTTCCAGCCGGAAAAACTGAGAAATCCTGAATTTTTAGAGAATCTTAGAAAACTTGATGCTGATGTTTTTGTGGTAGTTGCTTTCAGAATGATGCCCAAAGTCCTTTTTGAAATGCCTAGAATGGGAACTTTCAACCTTCATGCTTCCCTTCTCCCTGATTACAGAGGAGCAGCACCTATTAATTATGCTGTGATCAACGGTGAAGAAAAAACCGGAGCCACCACATTTTTTATCAATGAAAAAATAGACGAAGGAAATATTCTTCTGCAGGAGGAACTGACCATTTTACCAGATGAAAATGCAGGAAGCCTTCATGACCGGTTAATGGAGATGGGATCAAAATTAGTGGTCAAAACACTTGACGGCCTTGCAGAAAATTCTATTGTGGAAAAACCGCAGCCCAAAGTAGAGCATCCTAAAAATGCTTATAAAATTTTCAAAGAAGACACTAAAATAGACTGGACTAAAAGTTCAAAGGAAGTGCATCAGTTTGTTTTAGGAATGTCTCCTTATCCTGCAGCTTTTACTACTTTAAAAATTGGAAGTGAAGAAAAGACCTTGAAGATATTCCTTGGTAAATATGAAGTTTCCAATCATGACAAAACACCTGGAACACTTGATATTTCAAAAAACACTTTTAAAATTTATACTAAAGATGGTATTTATGAACCTTTAGAACTTCAATTGGAAGGAAAGAAAAGGATGGGCATTAAGGATCTCCTCAATGGCTTTAAAGATTTTACAGACTGCGAAATTAAATAA
- a CDS encoding nuclear transport factor 2 family protein — protein sequence MTNLEIIKSTYEGKTSEENGRNLANYASESISWTEAAGFPYAGTYIGLDNIAKGVFNRLADEWIDYKFVPENYVADGNTVVAYGTYKGTYKITNQYFEARAAHIWKLENGKIISFEQFVDSQTVNNAMK from the coding sequence ATGACCAATCTGGAAATTATAAAAAGTACTTACGAGGGTAAAACTTCAGAAGAAAACGGGAGAAACTTAGCGAACTATGCGTCTGAAAGTATTTCCTGGACAGAAGCTGCCGGCTTTCCTTACGCAGGAACCTACATTGGATTAGATAATATTGCTAAAGGTGTTTTTAACAGACTAGCAGACGAATGGATCGATTATAAATTTGTTCCTGAAAACTATGTTGCTGATGGAAATACCGTAGTTGCTTATGGGACTTATAAGGGGACTTATAAAATCACGAATCAATATTTCGAAGCCAGAGCAGCCCATATCTGGAAATTAGAAAACGGAAAAATAATCAGCTTTGAACAGTTTGTAGACAGCCAGACTGTAAACAATGCGATGAAGTAA
- a CDS encoding MBL fold metallo-hydrolase encodes MEAQQKFRTIKADNGFTYSIYNADENSFGVASVLISGKGDAVLIDAQFTLADAENVAQEIKNSGKKLTTIYVSHGDPDFYFGLQVFKKYFPEVTVYASPATVEHIQKTSQKKLEVWGGRLGNAITNNVVLPQVLIGNTIELEGEKLEVVGLEEFPARTFVWIPAAKTVLGGINVFGTGFHLWTADSQTRESRNEWIKILDRIESLHPEIVIPAHANSDSDFNLKAVTHTKNYLQFYEEALKTNKSSEELIKALKVKYPALTFETALQIGAKVNTGEMKW; translated from the coding sequence ATGGAAGCACAACAAAAATTCAGAACAATCAAAGCAGATAACGGGTTTACTTACAGTATTTATAATGCTGATGAAAACAGCTTCGGCGTTGCATCGGTTCTTATATCAGGAAAAGGAGATGCTGTTTTAATCGATGCTCAGTTTACTTTGGCTGACGCAGAAAATGTAGCACAGGAAATTAAAAATTCCGGTAAAAAATTAACCACTATCTATGTTTCTCATGGTGATCCTGATTTTTATTTTGGATTACAGGTTTTCAAAAAATACTTTCCGGAAGTTACAGTTTATGCATCTCCTGCAACGGTAGAGCATATCCAAAAGACATCACAGAAAAAGCTGGAGGTTTGGGGCGGTAGACTTGGAAATGCCATTACCAATAATGTTGTTTTACCACAGGTTTTGATAGGTAATACTATTGAATTAGAAGGAGAAAAGCTTGAAGTTGTAGGATTGGAAGAGTTTCCTGCAAGAACTTTTGTCTGGATACCTGCTGCAAAAACAGTTCTAGGTGGAATCAATGTTTTTGGAACCGGTTTTCATCTTTGGACTGCAGATTCTCAAACCAGGGAATCCAGAAATGAATGGATCAAGATTTTAGATAGGATCGAATCTTTGCATCCTGAAATTGTAATTCCTGCCCATGCAAACTCTGATTCTGATTTTAATTTAAAAGCAGTAACGCACACTAAAAATTACCTTCAGTTTTATGAAGAGGCTTTGAAAACAAATAAAAGTTCTGAAGAATTAATCAAAGCATTAAAAGTAAAATACCCTGCTCTTACTTTTGAAACTGCCCTTCAGATAGGCGCAAAAGTGAATACAGGAGAAATGAAATGGTAA
- a CDS encoding Crp/Fnr family transcriptional regulator, with product MTASLKEHILKHIQISDEHLEEFCNAFTFQKIIKKEFLLKEGEHCKFEGFVINGCFKVYHSDQKGTEQILYFAIEDWWITDVDSFTTLKPSQLNIQALENSEVLLISKADKEALYQKIPEIEKLFRIMSQKTLIALQRRIIENLSKTADQRYVDFITKYPQIAGRLTNIQIGAYLGISHEFVSRIRRKIVTKN from the coding sequence ATGACAGCTTCCCTTAAAGAACATATTTTAAAACATATTCAAATCTCTGATGAACACTTAGAAGAATTTTGTAATGCCTTTACCTTTCAAAAAATCATAAAAAAAGAATTTTTACTTAAAGAAGGGGAGCATTGTAAGTTTGAAGGCTTTGTGATCAATGGCTGTTTTAAGGTATATCATTCTGATCAGAAGGGAACAGAACAAATTTTATATTTCGCAATTGAAGATTGGTGGATCACTGATGTGGATAGTTTTACTACTTTAAAACCTTCACAGCTTAATATTCAAGCGTTGGAAAACAGCGAAGTGCTTCTTATTTCAAAAGCGGATAAAGAAGCATTATATCAGAAGATTCCTGAAATTGAAAAACTTTTCAGAATTATGTCTCAAAAAACACTGATTGCCCTGCAGCGAAGAATTATAGAGAATCTAAGTAAAACGGCAGATCAGCGCTATGTTGATTTTATTACGAAATATCCACAGATAGCAGGCCGCCTTACCAATATCCAGATTGGTGCTTATTTAGGAATAAGCCATGAGTTCGTGAGCAGAATTAGAAGAAAGATCGTTACGAAAAATTAG